In one Paramormyrops kingsleyae isolate MSU_618 chromosome 18, PKINGS_0.4, whole genome shotgun sequence genomic region, the following are encoded:
- the samd10b gene encoding sterile alpha motif domain-containing protein 10 isoform X2 — protein sequence MAVDAASSFSFCRGSGLEHTVSAEDLNYQLPRKTAGSLTWHDGRGQKMAGGRTVKLLQQPGTEALQMRPGEAYAVYHTSPTLSSLSKPVVLWTQHDVCKWLKKHCPHNYLTTGTAEAERGEAGAHGHRAGGPEAGSAAAGAPAAGSRGGP from the exons CTGCTTCCAGTTTCAGCTTCTGCCGTGGCAGTGGGCTGGAACACACGGTGTCAGCAGAGGATCTGAACTACCAGCTGCCCCGCAAGACGGCCGGCAGCCTGACCTGGCATGATGGGCGGGGCCAGAAGATGGCGGGGGGGCGCACAGTGAAGCTGCTACAACAGCCGGGAACAGAGGCCCTGCAG atgCGCCCAGGGGAGGCCTACGCCGTGTACCACACCAGCCCCACGCTCTCCAGCCTGTCCAAGCCGGTGGTGCTGTGGACCCAGCATGATGTTTGCAAGTGGTTGAAGAAACACTGTCCACACAACTACCTGAC GACGGGCACTGCTGAGGCTGAACGCGGAGAAGCTGGAGCGCATGGGCATCGCGCAGGAGGCCCTGAGGCAGGAAGTGCTGCAGCAGGTGCTCCAGCTGCAGGTTCGAGAGGAGGTCCGTAa
- the samd10b gene encoding sterile alpha motif domain-containing protein 10 isoform X1 — MAVDAASSFSFCRGSGLEHTVSAEDLNYQLPRKTAGSLTWHDGRGQKMAGGRTVKLLQQPGTEALQMRPGEAYAVYHTSPTLSSLSKPVVLWTQHDVCKWLKKHCPHNYLTYVEAFSHHAITGRALLRLNAEKLERMGIAQEALRQEVLQQVLQLQVREEVRNLQLLSRASFGNPP; from the exons CTGCTTCCAGTTTCAGCTTCTGCCGTGGCAGTGGGCTGGAACACACGGTGTCAGCAGAGGATCTGAACTACCAGCTGCCCCGCAAGACGGCCGGCAGCCTGACCTGGCATGATGGGCGGGGCCAGAAGATGGCGGGGGGGCGCACAGTGAAGCTGCTACAACAGCCGGGAACAGAGGCCCTGCAG atgCGCCCAGGGGAGGCCTACGCCGTGTACCACACCAGCCCCACGCTCTCCAGCCTGTCCAAGCCGGTGGTGCTGTGGACCCAGCATGATGTTTGCAAGTGGTTGAAGAAACACTGTCCACACAACTACCTGACGTACGTCGAGGCCTTCTCGCACCACGCCATCACAG GACGGGCACTGCTGAGGCTGAACGCGGAGAAGCTGGAGCGCATGGGCATCGCGCAGGAGGCCCTGAGGCAGGAAGTGCTGCAGCAGGTGCTCCAGCTGCAGGTTCGAGAGGAGGTCCGTAacctgcagctgctcagccGAG CCTCCTTTGGAAACCCTCCCTAG